One segment of Campylobacter hominis ATCC BAA-381 DNA contains the following:
- a CDS encoding DNA adenine methylase — MENLNVADIIRELDISESYLYKLIAKENIFIPRSDTGKYLWDENTVKIIRRFLHIDGIQDNDDTDFLISKLGLKQSFINNRRYLGNKYSLSDFIRKTVDENCKDVNIVVDIFSGTGAVANTFKDKMLITNDLLYSNYISNYAWFGYEKYSSKKIIELIYDYNQVKTKENNYMRENFADTFFSADDCSKIGYIREDIEAKYKNKEINFKEYAILITSLLYAMDKIANTVGHYDAYRKNVDFEKKLVLNVLLPEETVNSNNICYNLDANKLIKSIRGDLLYLDPPYNSRQYCDAYHLLENVARWEKPEVYGVAMKMDRTSLKSDYCMITATKAFEELIEKDDIQYILILCLVIMKKYYVTLLEEKNR, encoded by the coding sequence ATGGAGAATCTCAATGTTGCTGATATAATAAGGGAATTAGATATTTCTGAGTCATATTTGTATAAATTAATAGCCAAAGAAAATATTTTTATTCCTAGAAGTGATACAGGAAAATATTTGTGGGATGAAAATACAGTTAAAATTATAAGAAGATTTTTGCATATAGATGGTATACAAGATAATGATGACACAGATTTTTTAATATCTAAATTAGGATTAAAGCAGTCATTCATAAACAATAGACGATATTTAGGAAATAAATATTCTCTTTCTGATTTTATAAGAAAAACAGTTGATGAAAATTGTAAAGATGTAAATATTGTTGTTGATATATTCAGTGGAACTGGTGCAGTTGCAAATACTTTTAAGGACAAAATGCTTATCACAAATGATTTACTGTATAGTAATTATATTTCCAATTATGCCTGGTTTGGATATGAAAAATATTCAAGCAAAAAGATAATTGAGCTTATATACGACTATAATCAAGTTAAAACAAAAGAAAATAATTATATGCGAGAAAATTTTGCAGATACATTCTTTTCTGCTGATGATTGTAGCAAGATAGGATATATAAGAGAAGATATAGAAGCAAAGTATAAAAATAAAGAAATAAATTTTAAGGAATATGCAATATTGATTACATCGCTTCTATATGCAATGGATAAGATTGCAAACACAGTTGGACACTACGATGCATATAGAAAAAATGTTGATTTTGAGAAAAAATTAGTATTGAATGTTTTATTACCTGAAGAAACGGTAAATTCTAATAATATTTGTTATAACTTAGATGCAAATAAACTTATTAAAAGTATTAGAGGTGATTTGTTGTACTTGGATCCTCCATATAATTCAAGGCAGTATTGTGATGCATATCATTTACTTGAAAATGTGGCAAGATGGGAAAAACCTGAAGTTTATGGGGTTGCAATGAAGATGGATAGGACTTCACTTAAAAGTGATTACTGCATGATTACAGCTACAAAAGCATTTGAGGAACTTATTGAAAAGGATGATATACAGTATATATTGATTTTGTGTTTAGTTATTATGAAGAAATATTATGTGACATTATTGGAGGAGAAGAATAGATGA
- a CDS encoding AlwI family type II restriction endonuclease, with translation MSIDFNIYEFYNEIIKKSNWNWNNELQEKYYDFMKDRAFLTGEAKRKGKDAREKTSGLVDIGLITEDRLITDAGRELLKITSSGDFETNNVFNINRDSFIYLKQLLKTSIDVSGSIVRPFIAVVKCLTQLEFLSYDEFTYFVPLIRDDESAKQIISDIKLYREGKILPEEIIHKRLMQMENYKLAREEFIASDVDENLICLVGMNRKSRSYDKPYYT, from the coding sequence ATGTCAATAGATTTTAATATATATGAGTTTTATAATGAAATCATAAAGAAATCTAACTGGAATTGGAACAATGAATTGCAAGAAAAATATTATGATTTTATGAAAGATAGAGCTTTCCTAACAGGAGAAGCAAAAAGAAAAGGCAAAGATGCCAGAGAAAAAACATCAGGATTGGTTGATATTGGTTTAATTACAGAAGATAGATTGATTACGGATGCAGGAAGAGAACTCCTTAAAATAACAAGTAGTGGGGATTTTGAAACCAATAATGTGTTTAATATTAATAGAGATAGCTTTATCTATCTAAAACAGCTTCTTAAAACAAGTATAGATGTAAGTGGTAGTATCGTTAGACCGTTTATTGCGGTTGTAAAGTGCCTGACGCAACTTGAGTTTTTAAGTTATGACGAGTTTACTTATTTTGTTCCGCTAATTAGAGATGACGAAAGTGCAAAACAAATCATATCTGATATTAAATTATATCGAGAAGGTAAAATTTTGCCGGAAGAAATAATTCATAAGAGGCTTATGCAAATGGAAAACTATAAACTTGCTAGGGAAGAATTTATAGCCTCTGATGTTGATGAAAATCTAATATGTTTAGTGGGAATGAATCGTAAAAGCAGAAGCTATGACAAGCCGTACTATACTTGA